One genomic window of Oncorhynchus kisutch isolate 150728-3 linkage group LG24, Okis_V2, whole genome shotgun sequence includes the following:
- the LOC109869530 gene encoding lens fiber major intrinsic protein-like, producing MWEFRSMTFWRAVFAEFFGTMFFVFFGMGAALRWTTGPNHILHVALCFGLAAATMIQSIGHISGGHINPAVTFAYLVGSQMSLFRAFFYWAAQILGAVAGAAVLYGVTPNNMRGNMALNTLQPGISLGMGTTVEVFLTMQLVICIFAVTDERRNGRMGSAALSIGFAVTIGHLMGMYYTGAGMNPARSFAPAVLFRNFVNHWVYWVGPMIGGAMGALLYDFMLFPRMRGLSERLATLKGSRPPETETQQDNRGEPIELKTQAL from the exons ATGTGGGAGTTCCGGTCCATGACGTTTTGGCGGGCAGTCTTCGCAGAGTTCTTCGGGACCATGTTCTTTGTGTTTTTCGGCATGGGTGCCGCGCTGCGCTGGACAACCGGACCCAACCACATTCTGCATGTGGCGCTGTGCTTCGGCTTGGCAGCTGCCACCATGATCCAGTCCATTGGTCACATTAGTGGCGGCCACATTAACCCGGCCGTCACCTTTGCCTACCTGGTGGGTTCCCAGATGTCCCTGTTCCGCGCTTTTTTCTACTGGGCTGCCCAGATCCTGGGGGCCGTGGCCGGGGCCGCTGTGCTCTATGGGGTCACCCCCAACAACATGAGGGGCAACATGGCTCTCAACACG CTGCAGCCTGGTATCAGCCTGGGCATGGGTACCACAGTGGAGGTGTTCCTGACCATGCAGCTAGTGATATGTATCTTTGCCGTGACAGATGAGAGGAGGAACGGACGCATGGGCTCTGCTGCCCTGTCCATCGGCTTCGCTGTCACCATCGGACACCTCATGGGg ATGTACTACACCGGTGCTGGAATGAACCCTGCAAGGTCTTTTGCCCCCGCTGTGCTCTTCAGGAACTTTGTAAACCACTGG gtGTACTGGGTGGGTCCCATGATAGGAGGTGCTATGGGAGCTCTTCTGTACGATTTCATGCTGTTCCCCCGTATGCGTGGTCTGTCTGAGCGCCTGGCCACACTGAAGGGCAGCCGACCCCCCGAGACGGAGACCCAGCAGGACAACCGTGGGGAGCCCATCGAGCTCAAGACACAAGCCCTATAA